The Myripristis murdjan chromosome 11, fMyrMur1.1, whole genome shotgun sequence genomic sequence TACTTCCTGTGTCCAAAAGCAATGTCGCGTTAGTGCGCCACCTGCTGCCTGGAATAACACTCGTACAAATAGCCTACTAATATTGATACTAATAATAGTGAGGAAAACTGCAACCATATGTTTACCTTTGTAACTCAGCTTTTCAAATAGTAAgctatataaattaaattaagctTACTTAAACTGTGAATTGAATTAGTTTAATGCATAggaatttaattaattcattttctgtggttaaatgtaattaatttgaAGATTAGTTCCAAATGATAAAGGACAAGGTAACCTAAAAGCTGCTGGAGGTGTTCAGTAAAGGAAAATCTGAATTTCTactatatgtatttatttaaaaggatATTCCTGTGGCTGCTGCATAAATTATACTTTGAATCACACATGAATTACACACTAGATTTTACTGCTCAGTTGATATGACGGTGCTGTATTTCTTCACTGTGGTGAAAGATGGCAGgaatacacactcagtggccactttatcaggtccacctgtacagtctaatgcagctcaatgcaacagctctgccttaaattttaccttttaaggaagtttataatgttcactttttgttgacattgtggagaatgtgtcaatttaattctatgtttattattgaggttgttgAGGTTGTTATTGACTTATAATATTATTGGTAGATATATAATTCTGTATGAAGTCTTTTCTAACAACAAAAATCTTCTGATTGGGCTCCTGGTGGCAGTATAGTCAAATGGTGATCACAGTAAAACTTGGGCAGTAGCAATGCTGCAGGTTTTTGGAGGTGTGCCGTTTTCCTTTGTGTTATGTAACTCTAAAGAGGCGATTCTTTAACCCTGAACAAACTTCAGTTATCAGActgggtgatttttttctatcttAAAATTTCTAGTTCTTCTAAGACAAACTGAGCAGTCCTCTAGACTATCTCACTGCCAGAAGCAAAAATCAgccaaaacacaaatacatagtTACACCTTTTATTTAACAAGAAACATAATATACAGGACCAGATAAAAGTActgcaaaacagacaaaaaagaaacaatctTTGGTTCTTTCTCAAGGTCAATGAACCTCCAAATCCACAATGGCAATGGGGACACAAAGAGTCTGTTCAGTGGAACAATGAAGGAAATGAGATTTGCAATTTGTATTGACGCTGAAAATTACTGACACAATCAGTGTTCACCTGATGCTACATCTTAAGTAGTATATAAGAATATCTGAGGAGAAAATGGAACTAAAAGGGAAAGACACTTTCATAAACTGTCATTCATTACAATAAACTTCTAATAGTTGCTCTTACTTTATTTCTTCATTGAAACTACACTCAGTCGCTGTGCTTTCTGAAAGCATCAGGGAGATGTGCAACGTTtcaatttcaaacaaaaattttGAACATTTACTTCAATTAGGCTACTAAAGTTCAtactaaagcaaaaaaaaaaaaaaagttctgttcTGTTGGGAAACATTTGAGCTGTTTTACATCCATGCAGGACAGTGGGTATAATGAATATACATTCTCAGCTAAGTGCTTGTCAGTTCAGACTGCCACAGAATAAAAACCAGAGGTGAGGTTGCATAGAGGTCCTTGAACATTCTCTTAGAAAACCTGATTCCAAGCTACTGCAATTATCAGGGCTGGGAGGCGACAATCTAAACCATGTAATCTGCACACATCATTCACACAAAGATGCACAACGATGGAGCTGACAGGAAAATCAAGTTGGTCAACTTTGAAGTGGTTATCGCTGCAAGGTAAAAGCcgacagaattaaaaaaaaaaaaaagccacacaaacaaatgaacatttGATCAACTGAACTCAGAAGTGTTAGGAATGCCAAGTTggtcaaaaatgaaatcagtttACAAACTTGTCTCCATTAAGAAAAATAgactgatgtatttttttttttttttttttacagtggtgcTCTTAAGATACACATTTGAATAATATCAGAAATTATACatcaaacaataaatacagtccACAAGAAACATTGTGCAACTGAAGAAGTGTGATGATCAAATCAGAGTACAAAAGTAACTTCCCTAAAATGGTCTACAGGCGAGATGTTCActgaaaattctggaaaaacaaaatgatcaagATGCATTTACCCGATTATGTATATATACcaatatttttttagtttgctATGTGTtatatcaaatattttttttggataaaGACATAATTTGCTTTCTATCTGTTAAGACTTGtcctgaaggaaaaaaaaagtaatgtgttACTACTAAAAGTGGCTTTCACAGTACGGCAGACTATGCGTCAAACCCCTTCAAGACaaactgacacactcacacacacaaaaataccgtctctcgtacacacacacacacacacacacacacacacacacacacattattcctCAGTCCCCAGTGATGCCGCTTGACTAAAACATATTTGACTCATGCCATCCCAAGCAGCACTGACACTCCTATCTTGCCTAAGTTATTCTCTATTGGATGTAGGTGGAAAAGGGAATGTGCAACAaaaagcacagagacagagctgaGGCACAATCTTATCATCTTTATGATGCACACAAAAGTTACTGGGTGCTAACCCTACCACTGACTCCAGATCAGATATTTACCCTGGAACATATAAAACCGGCACTCTGACATCTGCTACTGGGTCAGTGCTCAGGATCAGCGTCCTCCAGCAGACTAGTGGTGGCTTGCAGGCTGGTGGCTGGTCATTTGGTGGTTTGTGGGTGctggagaggaaaggggagacTGTGAGCGGCGCTGTCCCATGGAAGGAGCTTCAGTCCTGGGCGGCGACAGGCTGAGCACTGGCCTCTTctagcagggtgtgtgtgtccagctctGGGTCACAGTGGCAGGACTGGGGACAGGGTGTGATGTCTGGGCCTGGGGGGCCGCTGGGGTCAAGGCTAGGCTCCAGCGGCAAGTCCGTTGGGGGAGGAGAGGGCGAGTCGGCCCCCAGGTCAGAGGCAGGAGCACCAGCAGCGCTGTCGTCCTGACCGCAGAGGTTCTGCACCTTCTTGCTGAGCTCGTTGCGTTCGATCTTTAGTGCCCGCCGCAGCTTCTCCAGCCGCTGGACTTTGCTCTGGAGTGCCTCAAACTCATGGTCCCGCAACGTTTTctggacaaaacacacaccaacaatcACTTGACAATACTAACTCCACAGCAGTCGCCATGTCTGAATGCTGTCAAGACTTCCCAATGTGATTCTGACATTTCATGTAAATATATAGGATACACTCAATAGTTTGTATAAATCCATCGCAAATTTCAGTCATATATACAGATATAATATACATTGCTGTGGACTTTAATATTACTCAGACATAGTTCATTCAGTCAGATTTTACATGCAGCTGTTGTCTGTTTATTACATGCAGCTGGTGTCTGTTTATGCTTGTATGTAACTCAGTGGTTACCACAGTATTTCAATACCAGATGGTACAGCTTACTGGCGACGTAAGCTGTAATACAGCCACAGTAATTAATGAACGTATGTAGCCCGGCTGATGGCTTCAGTGAGGCCTATAGGAGAGCAcactatacaaaaaaaaacaacaaaaaaaaaaacgtacttTTGTAGCTGTAAAATTCAACAAATACAGGGGGCTGACCGACTGACACCGGGATTTTCAGAGTTTAAAAACTCTATTATAGTATCCATTTTTCACCCAGCCCTTCTGGATTCCACCATTTAAAGCCCCTCAATGTGCTACTCCACTTTGCATCAGAGCTGCTTGTTTAAACTTAAGCCACCAAGAGCAGCTTACCTCCTCAGCCATCTCCAGAAGAGCCTTGTTGCTGCTCTCCCACCTGGAGCGATACATGGTGGTCTCCTTCTCTAGCTTTTTGATCTTTTTAgtcatctgaaaacacacaggagacaaGGTTGACAACCAGCACATCAACAACCAAAGATACacagccatctctctctcttacaaactaaaaacacacacgcagctcaccttctccatcTCCTGTTTGAAGGTGGTGAAGACCTCATTGCTCTTAGACAAAGTGGTCTGGAACTCCTCAAACTTCTCTGTGTACAGCGACAGCTGGGAACAGGACAAAACAGACCTTGGTTGAATTGAGATATCCTTTGAAATAGTTAACGTTTCTCACAGAAAAATGCAGTCAGTCTTTGCCAATCAGTGACATGTTACACAATACTGGAAAAGAATGGcctaaatacattttgtaggGTGATTTGCATTGTGCACTTTTCTATTTCTAGTAACTCCTATCAGTGTACTGTACAAACTCCGCAGTTCCAACTTGTTCCaatcagtaaataaatgaaaaagccTTAGGGAGGCAAACTTTCAAGAAACTAAAAACGGTGTAAAATCCAGTGTGGCATGTGGTGGTGCTAGAGGCAGATTGAAACAGCAAAGAAACTGGATATGCCACATTTCACATCATTGTTGTGGGAGACATGACATGTTATCAAACAATTTAATTACAACTTGTAATTGCGGCACTCCCCTTGGGCTAATCAGTGCAGTTCTGAAAATATCACAACCTGGTAGTGAAACACATTATTTCCCAAAGTGTAGTCAAGATCCAACCGGTAGAGTCTGAGATGTCAAACATGACTTTGGAAGACAAAAACTCTCACTGTCAATTCAAATTATGCTACAAAGAAGAAGACTCATGGGAAACCTGTTGTTTCAGATGAACTTCCTGTTGCTTCATCAGCTCACACATCCTCTGAGACTCCACTGCTTCTTTCAACAGCTGGGGAGGGAGAGCGAAGGGAAGGGCAGGAGAATACAGACAAATGTTAACCTCATGTGCACAGGCAGGACATAACTGCTGCTGGTGTTctatttttgttagttttgagtgtgtatgtgtgcgtgtgtgttacaGGGTTATTTACaaagtctttctctctgtcgTGACGCTCCTCTGACTCCTTCAGCAGCTCCTGGGCTTGGTGGAGCTTTGCGTCAActagctgctgctgcaggtcctTGTGCTTTACCACCTTGTCAATGTGCTGGGGGcaattacagaggaaaaacagatgaGACTTATGCATATTTTACACTTATTTTCTTTGCCTCTGTACCACTGACATTCTGCAAATCCTGCCTATGTACCTGCATATTCATAAATTTCCAATTTCCCAATATGATTTACTCAAgtctaatataatataatttatttacGTAGCAGCTTTTATGCAAATGCAGTTCAAATACAAATCACTCTGGAATTACACTGAACATACACCACAGCACATGAAAAACTCAAACTGTTGTGCATTCTGAATTCtgggagaaagacacacacctCTTCCCGTAGTTTGTACTGTTCATAGAGCTTCTTGAGTTTCTCGGCCAGCTCAGCATTCTCCTGCCTCAGGCTGGCGTTCCTCTCGTTGTGCTGCTCCATCTGGGTCTGGATGTCGTTCAGCGTCACCTGGAAGTGAGAGGTCacctccttccttttctcctcctccaagcGGGTTCTCTGCATCCCTTCCTCCTGCAAAGAGGTAGAGGAGGTGAAGATTAAATGTGCTAACATCAGAAGCATCATGCTGTGTTGCCTGACTTCTATCTTCACCCACAGACTCAGCTTCCTCATGGAGGCTGGCCAAGGTGGCTTCAAAGGAGCAtctatacacattttttttttttttacctcagcaTCGTGATCATCATGAGCCAAGCTCTGCTCAATGAGTCATATCAAGATAATCTTCTAATTCTGCAAATCCCCAAGCTTCATCAtagattgatttaaaaaaaaaaaaaaaaaaaaaaaaaaaacattttctacaaATTGTGTCTTTAAGAGCAGTATTTATAGAAGGAAATTAAAGTTCTATTATTGTGAAAAATTAACCTGACAGATAAATGGAAACTCATATAATCCCCATCTTATATAAACAAGAGGTATCTGCTAATTTAAATGGACCACTGTGATGTATGATGACTGCTGTACTTGACTTGTGGGTCAGGCTTTAAGGAATCACTCTtcatcaacaacaaacaagcacTGAAGCAGGCTTgacatgtgtatgcatgttagTTGGGGGCCTTATGGCAAAATAAgggtgtgtgttgtatgtgttcACCTGTCTGTTGGTGCCTGTTGTTTACCTTGAGTGTACggttgtgtctctgcagctctcTGCAGAGGCTCTCCAGCTTGCTGCGGGCCAGGATGGCCTTGCTGTGCTCGTTCCTCAGGTGGTCCTTCTCCTGCACCAGCTGGCTCTGCTTCTTCTGCAAGGCTCGCATCTGCTTCTGGGTGTTacgctgctcctccagctgtcagacacacacaaacatgcacagcatGTGTGCATTGTTTATAAAATATCCCATATCGGATACCTGCCTGCTGAATTAGACATAGGTTGGAAGGTAAAGGGAAGATTCATTGACCTCTATGGAGAAATTAGGCTGTCAGTGGGGCTTCACAAATGACTGTGTACAAATATATGTCTCAATTTTAgattaaacaatttaaaattaaataccaTCAGCAATACTGAAACACATggcaaaactgacaaaattgaCAAGGTGTTTCTTTTCGTTTTTTATAAGATCcagtaaaagaaataaattttgCCCTGCAAATCATTAAGAGAAATTGATGCGATCAGTActtgttcaagttcaaatttatttaaagcCCTTATTTACAGACAGTGTCAAAATAAGTGTCGCAAACAAAGAAAGGTCTTGCAAATTCATCAAAGGCACCGAAATATCTCCAGTACTTTTTTACACAATACTTCACTTTCATTTACAATTACAACtagtttacaatattttttaaacatgctgtttgttgacattCAATGGCAGTATCTTagtttcatttccaaaattaaTTTATAGTTCATAATACTACATAatctgattttttgttttttgttttgttttgttttcatttctatgTGGCCTCACCTTAACTCCATGTGCACCTGCCTTCTAAAACCCATTTGGGACAAATTGTAGTcaaaatacagttaaaataaGTCGGAGCAGAGCACAGGTCTGAGTGTGTGCACCCAGCACCTTTCCCTGGCCGCTGCACCTCCAGCCACTAACAACTCTGTGGCAGCAGCTTGTGCACAACAAGCTTCATCTCCTCCAGGCCCAGTCAGCTCAAATAGGCCACGGCACCCAGCTCTGACACActgccaaatcacacacaccagctttcccaaacacacacacatacaaacaaatgccTTCTCTTGCAGACTGTCTCCTTCTCACACAGTCAGTGCAAAAATTCACATTCTTGCTGAATCCATGGGCCCAGCAGATCATGTCACGTCCACCTTTTTGCTGCAAAATTCTATATGGAGCCCTTCCACGAGTAAAGGACAAGTAGGACAGAAGACTGCACTGCACCACTGTGTGTCCGTATTTTAGACACCTCAGCTTCAAGTAAGCTTTTACTTTTAGAAAAATCACTTTGGAAACAACTGTAAACAAAAATTCAAGGCTTTAGCATGATTGCCAAACCTGCTGCAAGAGACACTCACCAGCTCAGCATACTTCTTACAGAGGCCTGCTAGTTTTTCCTCTGGAGTGCTCAGtgtgttcagggtctgcatGAGAAGGGTGATCTCTTTAcctaaacaacacacacaaataaatggcAGGCTTCTTCAGCGAACTGAAggagaaattttaaaaagcaaaggaaaacaaGCATCTTCCctcattcttttcattttagGAAAATAAAATTGGCTTGATAtctgaataaacaaacaaagtgtTAGAAGAGGTCTGTGGATAAACAAAAGTTAAGGTAGGCAAAAAGCAAACCAGTCAATCGTAAGTTTATGTGGACTATGAACTacacatttcaaaatttcaTACTTTTCAAGACCTTGATTTTTCTGTAATGCACTTACACATCGGTATAAAACCATGTCTGAGTCTATAAAAGCTGCAAACATCACAGATCCTGAATGATATGGACGACCTATCTTGGGGTTAACTGATGGGTTCTGTGATAGTAAGCTACCAAGCTTTTAacaacacacacgttttcaaaATTGCTTTCTATACTTTCAAAACCTT encodes the following:
- the txlna gene encoding alpha-taxilin isoform X1, which codes for MIKQDTEEPTTQSTEDAPLATGEMELPAAVKDAPDTSSPKESEPQTPQTSTPPHGDEVESEVAEAEAALSQCDMAEELSRQLEDILSTYCREAIADDANALPNSQSHSPELNGLANERDDDKQEEGKVNGGGGGVEKEQKKTQEKKKVKGLGKEITLLMQTLNTLSTPEEKLAGLCKKYAELLEEQRNTQKQMRALQKKQSQLVQEKDHLRNEHSKAILARSKLESLCRELQRHNRTLKEEGMQRTRLEEEKRKEVTSHFQVTLNDIQTQMEQHNERNASLRQENAELAEKLKKLYEQYKLREEHIDKVVKHKDLQQQLVDAKLHQAQELLKESEERHDREKDFLLKEAVESQRMCELMKQQEVHLKQQLSLYTEKFEEFQTTLSKSNEVFTTFKQEMEKMTKKIKKLEKETTMYRSRWESSNKALLEMAEEKTLRDHEFEALQSKVQRLEKLRRALKIERNELSKKVQNLCGQDDSAAGAPASDLGADSPSPPPTDLPLEPSLDPSGPPGPDITPCPQSCHCDPELDTHTLLEEASAQPVAAQD
- the txlna gene encoding alpha-taxilin isoform X2; this translates as MIKQDTEEPTTQSTEDAPLATGEMELPAAVKDAPDTSSPKESEPQTPQTSTPPHGDEVESEAEAEAALSQCDMAEELSRQLEDILSTYCREAIADDANALPNSQSHSPELNGLANERDDDKQEEGKVNGGGGGVEKEQKKTQEKKKVKGLGKEITLLMQTLNTLSTPEEKLAGLCKKYAELLEEQRNTQKQMRALQKKQSQLVQEKDHLRNEHSKAILARSKLESLCRELQRHNRTLKEEGMQRTRLEEEKRKEVTSHFQVTLNDIQTQMEQHNERNASLRQENAELAEKLKKLYEQYKLREEHIDKVVKHKDLQQQLVDAKLHQAQELLKESEERHDREKDFLLKEAVESQRMCELMKQQEVHLKQQLSLYTEKFEEFQTTLSKSNEVFTTFKQEMEKMTKKIKKLEKETTMYRSRWESSNKALLEMAEEKTLRDHEFEALQSKVQRLEKLRRALKIERNELSKKVQNLCGQDDSAAGAPASDLGADSPSPPPTDLPLEPSLDPSGPPGPDITPCPQSCHCDPELDTHTLLEEASAQPVAAQD
- the txlna gene encoding alpha-taxilin isoform X4; this translates as MELPAAVKDAPDTSSPKESEPQTPQTSTPPHGDEVESEAEAEAALSQCDMAEELSRQLEDILSTYCREAIADDANALPNSQSHSPELNGLANERDDDKQEEGKVNGGGGGVEKEQKKTQEKKKVKGLGKEITLLMQTLNTLSTPEEKLAGLCKKYAELLEEQRNTQKQMRALQKKQSQLVQEKDHLRNEHSKAILARSKLESLCRELQRHNRTLKEEGMQRTRLEEEKRKEVTSHFQVTLNDIQTQMEQHNERNASLRQENAELAEKLKKLYEQYKLREEHIDKVVKHKDLQQQLVDAKLHQAQELLKESEERHDREKDFLLKEAVESQRMCELMKQQEVHLKQQLSLYTEKFEEFQTTLSKSNEVFTTFKQEMEKMTKKIKKLEKETTMYRSRWESSNKALLEMAEEKTLRDHEFEALQSKVQRLEKLRRALKIERNELSKKVQNLCGQDDSAAGAPASDLGADSPSPPPTDLPLEPSLDPSGPPGPDITPCPQSCHCDPELDTHTLLEEASAQPVAAQD
- the txlna gene encoding alpha-taxilin isoform X3; protein product: MELPAAVKDAPDTSSPKESEPQTPQTSTPPHGDEVESEVAEAEAALSQCDMAEELSRQLEDILSTYCREAIADDANALPNSQSHSPELNGLANERDDDKQEEGKVNGGGGGVEKEQKKTQEKKKVKGLGKEITLLMQTLNTLSTPEEKLAGLCKKYAELLEEQRNTQKQMRALQKKQSQLVQEKDHLRNEHSKAILARSKLESLCRELQRHNRTLKEEGMQRTRLEEEKRKEVTSHFQVTLNDIQTQMEQHNERNASLRQENAELAEKLKKLYEQYKLREEHIDKVVKHKDLQQQLVDAKLHQAQELLKESEERHDREKDFLLKEAVESQRMCELMKQQEVHLKQQLSLYTEKFEEFQTTLSKSNEVFTTFKQEMEKMTKKIKKLEKETTMYRSRWESSNKALLEMAEEKTLRDHEFEALQSKVQRLEKLRRALKIERNELSKKVQNLCGQDDSAAGAPASDLGADSPSPPPTDLPLEPSLDPSGPPGPDITPCPQSCHCDPELDTHTLLEEASAQPVAAQD